A DNA window from uncultured Methanoregula sp. contains the following coding sequences:
- a CDS encoding PEGA domain-containing protein, whose amino-acid sequence MAVEETSTPTHTITSAITTDVIHTTAATAEPTKEPTLEPTAEPTKPLTPEPTKAPTAEPTKEPTLVPTKETTQAPVGPQTGWVSVISTPSGAAVTIDGAMEGITPVNARELSSGVDHTIKIILSGYEPYETTLRLTPGEHTSIDATLKNIPTPEPTKTPTTVTTTQVPIGSGNGWIRVNCNVDGATVSFDELSSGCTVSGGSCSMEVAITGTPFKTFTVQKPGYQIYTGQITSWPKNGETVDLYATLNPLQTYGAIEVYSSPSGAVVTLDGGSQKYSPASYSSVLAGTTHTIQVSASNYQPYSTSVWVESGKSATVNAQLVPVNPPASTGSISISSYPSGADIYVDGYYMADSPVIIPGLSPGSHTVRLQKAGYDEYITTVQIVAGQRTPLSVTLSSLPPTVGSIEVASTPNGASVYLDGKYMGQTQPNSFLDLTSILPGTHTITIRLTDYQDYIQTVYVYGGKIVTINAQLTPVTPGPVSDTTGQIVLVSTPPGANVFLDNVFRGLTPLTLNDIPQGSHVVTLKEQGYTDAEQTVSVVGGQATPVSMSLEEAAPIPTKKSPLDMMFIVAALAIAVVGSSLRKE is encoded by the coding sequence ACTACGGCCGCAACTGCGGAACCAACGAAAGAACCAACCCTCGAACCTACTGCAGAACCCACAAAACCTCTTACTCCCGAACCCACCAAAGCGCCTACAGCAGAACCCACAAAAGAACCAACCCTTGTTCCGACAAAAGAGACAACACAGGCACCTGTCGGACCCCAGACCGGCTGGGTATCCGTAATCTCGACTCCCTCCGGAGCAGCGGTTACCATTGACGGAGCCATGGAAGGAATTACTCCGGTGAATGCCCGGGAGCTCTCATCTGGTGTCGACCATACGATCAAGATAATTCTTTCAGGCTATGAGCCTTATGAGACTACCCTTCGTCTCACTCCCGGTGAACATACCTCGATTGATGCCACACTTAAAAATATTCCAACTCCTGAACCTACCAAAACCCCGACAACGGTAACTACAACCCAGGTTCCTATAGGCAGTGGGAACGGCTGGATCCGGGTAAACTGCAATGTGGATGGTGCAACGGTCTCATTCGATGAGTTGTCTTCCGGATGCACGGTGAGTGGCGGATCGTGCAGCATGGAAGTTGCAATTACCGGGACCCCGTTTAAAACATTCACGGTCCAGAAACCCGGGTACCAGATTTATACCGGGCAGATCACATCCTGGCCAAAGAATGGTGAGACCGTAGATCTCTATGCAACACTGAATCCTCTCCAGACCTATGGGGCAATTGAAGTGTATTCAAGCCCGAGCGGGGCAGTTGTAACCCTTGACGGCGGAAGCCAGAAATATTCTCCTGCATCGTATTCATCTGTCCTTGCCGGCACAACCCATACGATTCAGGTTTCTGCCAGCAATTACCAGCCGTATTCAACATCGGTCTGGGTCGAGAGCGGCAAGTCAGCAACGGTCAATGCCCAGCTGGTTCCGGTGAATCCGCCGGCATCTACGGGATCGATATCCATCTCATCCTACCCCTCGGGCGCTGATATCTACGTTGACGGCTATTATATGGCAGATTCTCCTGTGATAATTCCCGGTCTCTCACCAGGATCTCACACGGTTCGTCTGCAGAAAGCCGGGTATGACGAGTACATCACTACCGTTCAGATTGTTGCCGGGCAGAGAACGCCCCTTTCAGTAACGCTATCCAGTCTTCCTCCCACAGTTGGATCCATTGAAGTTGCATCCACACCAAACGGGGCATCGGTATATCTTGACGGTAAATACATGGGGCAGACCCAGCCCAACAGTTTTTTAGATCTGACCAGCATCCTGCCGGGAACCCATACGATTACCATCAGGCTTACGGATTACCAGGATTATATCCAGACGGTCTATGTTTACGGAGGTAAAATTGTGACCATCAATGCCCAGCTGACGCCGGTAACTCCCGGCCCGGTTTCAGATACCACCGGGCAGATTGTCCTGGTCTCAACCCCTCCCGGGGCAAATGTGTTCCTGGATAATGTTTTCCGGGGATTAACCCCGCTGACACTGAATGACATTCCCCAGGGATCTCATGTTGTCACATTAAAAGAGCAGGGATATACCGATGCGGAACAGACCGTTTCCGTTGTTGGCGGCCAGGCAACACCGGTCAGCATGAGTCTTGAGGAAGCAGCACCAATTCCCACTAAAAAGTCGCCCCTGGACATGATGTTCATAGTTGCCGCGCTGGCGATCGCAGTTGTCGGCAGTTCCTTAAGAAAAGAATAA
- a CDS encoding zinc ribbon domain-containing protein gives MTRKCGKCGIAVPDDEALFCNRCGSEIIEETDPEYPLCPSCGTIVSDELAEFCNRCGSRIPREPVPVICPGCGIEAIDTASLFCTRCGTPFETPKKPGAKTAHPPAREPAASVVVKPRKSSGAKPPRAESVPEWDPWSEDNHLSEPAISIPSAPQKKYAHIPLVADELARPSQHSEPQITMPSKKYAHLPLIAEELKDKGSRMQDYNEAEDFPPSSGKGRKPPQKKGMMGLFKK, from the coding sequence ATGACCCGGAAATGTGGGAAATGCGGGATAGCGGTTCCTGATGATGAAGCGCTCTTCTGCAACCGGTGCGGTTCTGAAATTATCGAAGAGACGGACCCGGAATATCCGCTCTGTCCTTCCTGCGGAACCATAGTCTCCGATGAACTGGCAGAGTTCTGCAACCGGTGCGGTTCACGGATTCCCCGGGAACCAGTACCTGTTATCTGTCCCGGGTGTGGCATTGAAGCAATTGATACTGCCTCCCTGTTCTGCACACGGTGCGGTACCCCGTTTGAGACACCAAAAAAACCCGGTGCAAAGACCGCTCATCCACCGGCCCGCGAGCCTGCAGCATCCGTTGTTGTAAAACCACGGAAATCTTCCGGTGCAAAACCCCCACGCGCGGAATCCGTACCCGAATGGGATCCCTGGTCCGAGGACAACCACCTGTCCGAACCGGCGATATCAATCCCTTCCGCACCCCAGAAGAAGTATGCCCACATCCCCCTGGTTGCTGATGAGCTGGCCAGACCATCGCAGCATTCGGAGCCGCAGATCACCATGCCCTCCAAAAAATATGCCCATCTTCCGCTCATTGCTGAGGAACTCAAAGACAAAGGATCCCGGATGCAGGATTATAACGAGGCTGAAGATTTTCCCCCGTCTTCGGGAAAAGGGCGTAAACCCCCCCAGAAGAAGGGGATGATGGGACTCTTCAAAAAGTAA
- a CDS encoding HIT family protein, with the protein MERSRDCPFCTQSEEAIVAKNALCYAIWDNYPVSKGHLLIIPFRHAQDYFSLTSEEKQAMSDLTEECRIILEQKFAPAGYNLGYNIGIAAGQTVMHCHCHFIPRYIGDTDNPKGGVRRVVKGKYYQDPRNGTSRSA; encoded by the coding sequence ATGGAGCGTTCAAGAGACTGCCCGTTCTGCACACAATCTGAAGAGGCAATTGTTGCAAAAAATGCGCTCTGTTATGCGATATGGGACAATTATCCGGTCTCAAAAGGGCACCTCCTTATCATACCATTCCGTCATGCGCAGGATTATTTTTCCCTTACTTCTGAAGAGAAACAGGCTATGAGCGACCTGACAGAAGAATGCCGGATTATTCTTGAGCAGAAATTTGCCCCTGCCGGTTATAATCTCGGGTACAATATCGGAATTGCTGCCGGGCAAACGGTCATGCACTGTCACTGCCATTTCATTCCCCGTTACATTGGCGATACGGACAATCCTAAAGGAGGAGTCCGGCGTGTGGTCAAGGGAAAATATTACCAGGATCCCCGGAACGGCACTTCCCGTTCTGCATGA
- a CDS encoding AIR synthase-related protein produces the protein MAFVHRIEVRYKTDPRLKVRTDRIRSLGFFIDELHLIDVYTIATSSRDFTKEELSEIGAQLINPVVQEFVVDAPTDAIFDYAIEIGFLPGVTDNVGTTARQTIEDYFQFRFSYGEAVYSSGLFFVRGNLPADSVRNLASVLANPLVNRIHIKSRKEYGTTGMDPVVPFVELHERLSAEEVDLELNDAALTKLGKEGIPDPVTGHPRGPLALDLAQMHAIRDYFRTLGRKPTDLELEALAQTWSEHCKHTIFASSMDDDVPLGLYKTYIQGATNKIRQEKGDEDICVTVFTDNSGAILFDETHLITHKVETHNSPSALDPFGGALTGIVGVNRDTIGFGLGAKPCINVYGYCVGDPDTELPLYRGKDRTNPILSPRKILDGVVHGVGVGGNCSGIPTPQGWCWFDSRYGGKPLVFAGTVGILPREHEGRKLYEKRAEPGDLIVVVGGRVGKDGIHGATFSSEALDPASPVTAVQIGDPITQKKFSDVIVKEARDLGLYRSITDNGAGGISCSVAEMAKECGGCEVQLEKVPLKYPGMAPWEIWISESQERMTLAVPPENLDAFMELMQRREVEATVIGTFTHSGKCIVQYDNRVVMDISLEFLHDGLPKKHLTTTYTKKVFPEPDAACPERLDSTLIAMLKRKNLCSHEFISIQYDHTVQGGHVLGPVQGKGRVQSVASLTKVLPGSGKGVGLSQGLFPSYSEIDPYRMAAASIDLAIRGLIAIGVPLDSIAILDNFCWCSSDDPERLGQLKLAAQACFDISIAFGTPFISGKDSMFNDFSGFDEKNNRIKISVPPTLLVSSIGVHPDVVKSVSLDAKVTGDLVYLIGETKEELGGSEYFIHLGCPGNNVPALDAARSGTCYRRMTDAITHEYVASAYPVTHGGLGIALAKVAIAGRLGMDITLPKGMRPDYFLFSESLGRFVVTIAPDKKRAFEQALGPDAQLIGRVTESTLRVTGETLLIDIPVKELESAYKAPFGRY, from the coding sequence ATGGCATTTGTCCACCGGATTGAAGTCCGCTACAAGACCGATCCCCGGCTGAAAGTCCGGACCGACAGGATCCGTTCGCTTGGTTTTTTTATTGACGAACTGCATCTCATCGATGTCTATACGATTGCAACCAGTTCACGCGATTTCACCAAAGAAGAACTGAGTGAGATTGGAGCCCAGCTCATCAATCCGGTTGTCCAGGAATTTGTGGTCGATGCCCCGACCGATGCCATCTTTGACTATGCAATCGAGATCGGTTTTCTGCCCGGGGTTACCGACAATGTTGGGACCACCGCCCGGCAGACCATCGAGGATTATTTCCAGTTCCGTTTCTCGTACGGTGAAGCAGTGTACAGTTCCGGGCTCTTCTTTGTCCGGGGGAATCTTCCGGCTGATTCTGTCCGGAATCTGGCATCCGTTCTTGCAAATCCCCTCGTCAACCGTATTCATATCAAATCGAGGAAGGAATACGGGACAACCGGAATGGATCCGGTTGTGCCATTTGTCGAACTTCACGAGCGGCTCAGTGCTGAAGAGGTTGATCTTGAACTCAACGATGCGGCTCTTACCAAGCTTGGAAAAGAAGGCATACCCGATCCGGTAACCGGTCACCCGCGGGGCCCCCTGGCCCTTGATCTTGCCCAGATGCACGCAATACGTGACTATTTCCGGACCCTTGGAAGGAAACCGACGGACCTGGAACTCGAAGCTCTTGCACAGACCTGGAGCGAACACTGCAAACACACGATCTTTGCCTCGTCCATGGATGACGATGTTCCGCTGGGACTTTATAAAACCTATATCCAGGGTGCAACCAACAAAATCCGGCAGGAAAAGGGCGACGAGGACATCTGTGTCACGGTATTTACCGATAACTCCGGGGCCATCCTCTTTGATGAGACCCATCTTATAACGCACAAAGTCGAGACCCACAACTCCCCATCCGCGCTGGATCCGTTTGGCGGTGCCCTGACCGGCATTGTCGGGGTCAACCGGGATACGATTGGCTTTGGACTTGGAGCCAAACCCTGCATTAATGTGTACGGGTACTGCGTGGGAGACCCCGATACCGAACTCCCCCTATACCGGGGAAAAGACAGAACCAATCCCATCCTCTCCCCCAGGAAGATTCTTGACGGAGTAGTGCATGGAGTCGGTGTTGGAGGAAACTGCTCGGGCATTCCCACTCCCCAGGGCTGGTGCTGGTTTGATTCCCGGTACGGGGGAAAGCCACTTGTCTTTGCCGGCACGGTGGGTATTCTTCCCCGCGAACACGAAGGAAGAAAACTTTATGAGAAGAGAGCCGAGCCCGGCGACCTTATCGTAGTTGTCGGTGGCAGGGTTGGAAAAGATGGCATTCACGGGGCCACCTTCTCTTCCGAGGCCCTGGACCCGGCAAGCCCGGTCACGGCGGTCCAGATCGGGGATCCCATCACCCAGAAAAAGTTCTCTGATGTCATAGTCAAGGAAGCCCGCGATCTCGGGCTGTACCGGAGCATAACGGACAACGGCGCCGGAGGCATCTCCTGTTCGGTAGCCGAGATGGCAAAAGAATGTGGGGGCTGCGAAGTCCAGCTGGAAAAAGTCCCCCTTAAATACCCAGGTATGGCCCCCTGGGAGATCTGGATCTCGGAATCGCAGGAGCGTATGACGCTCGCGGTTCCCCCGGAGAATCTCGATGCATTCATGGAACTGATGCAGCGGCGGGAAGTCGAGGCAACGGTTATAGGAACATTTACCCATTCCGGGAAATGCATTGTGCAGTATGACAACCGGGTTGTCATGGATATCAGCCTTGAATTCCTGCATGACGGGCTCCCGAAAAAACACTTAACAACCACATACACGAAGAAGGTATTCCCGGAACCGGATGCTGCATGTCCTGAACGGCTTGACAGTACGCTCATCGCTATGCTGAAGCGCAAGAACCTCTGCTCCCACGAGTTCATCTCCATACAGTATGATCACACGGTCCAGGGAGGTCACGTGCTTGGGCCTGTGCAGGGAAAAGGCCGGGTCCAGTCGGTAGCCTCGCTCACCAAAGTACTGCCGGGTTCCGGAAAAGGCGTAGGTCTCTCGCAAGGGCTCTTCCCGTCCTATTCCGAGATCGACCCGTACCGGATGGCAGCAGCATCCATCGACCTGGCTATCCGCGGGCTCATTGCCATCGGCGTTCCCCTGGATTCGATTGCGATTCTCGATAACTTCTGCTGGTGCTCATCGGATGATCCCGAACGCCTCGGGCAGCTGAAACTTGCCGCGCAGGCATGTTTTGATATCTCGATTGCGTTTGGCACTCCATTCATCTCCGGCAAGGACAGTATGTTCAATGACTTTTCCGGGTTCGATGAGAAGAACAACAGAATAAAGATCTCAGTCCCCCCAACATTGCTTGTCTCATCTATTGGAGTACACCCCGATGTTGTCAAATCCGTATCCCTGGATGCGAAAGTGACTGGCGATCTTGTTTACCTGATAGGGGAAACAAAGGAAGAACTGGGTGGTTCGGAATACTTCATTCATCTCGGCTGCCCCGGTAACAATGTCCCGGCCCTGGATGCAGCCCGGTCGGGAACCTGCTACCGGCGGATGACCGATGCAATCACCCACGAATATGTTGCATCGGCATATCCTGTCACCCACGGGGGACTCGGCATTGCCCTTGCAAAAGTAGCAATTGCCGGCCGGCTCGGCATGGATATCACGCTTCCCAAGGGAATGCGACCCGATTATTTCCTCTTCTCGGAATCGCTGGGTCGTTTTGTTGTAACCATCGCCCCCGATAAAAAACGGGCATTCGAACAGGCTCTCGGTCCCGATGCACAACTGATCGGCCGGGTAACGGAAAGTACATTACGGGTTACCGGTGAGACTCTTCTCATTGACATTCCGGTGAAGGAGCTGGAATCAGCATATAAAGCCCCGTTCGGGAGGTACTGA
- a CDS encoding phosphoribosylformylglycinamidine synthase subunit PurQ, whose protein sequence is MAALHRKTGLTKPGKSAPEEGKISDKALILSGFGINSEMETREVLARAGMDSDIVHINDLIDGRKQMADYRLLVFPGGFSYGDDTGAGNAYANRVRNNLWDDLETFLDGDNLVLGICNGFQILANLGLVPAFDRKYERDIALMPNRKGVLECRFVTLKPAADNLWTRGIDRIYCPVAHGEGNFSCSKETLQQLKRRGMIAFTYAREDLSPADGEYPYNPNGSVGDIAGITSANGKVLGLMPHPERAMEFANLYDWPLQKEQMKRKGIPVPSESLNMRLFRNIVDYFR, encoded by the coding sequence ATGGCAGCCCTGCACAGAAAGACCGGATTAACAAAGCCGGGAAAAAGTGCTCCGGAAGAGGGGAAAATTTCGGATAAGGCTCTTATCCTGAGCGGATTCGGGATAAACTCCGAGATGGAAACCCGCGAAGTACTTGCCCGGGCCGGGATGGATTCCGACATCGTCCATATCAACGATCTTATCGATGGAAGAAAACAGATGGCCGATTACCGGCTCCTCGTTTTCCCGGGCGGTTTCTCCTATGGCGACGATACCGGTGCCGGCAATGCCTATGCCAACCGGGTCAGGAACAATCTCTGGGATGATCTCGAAACATTCCTTGACGGAGACAACCTGGTGCTTGGCATCTGTAATGGTTTCCAGATCCTCGCAAACCTGGGCCTTGTCCCTGCCTTTGACCGGAAATACGAACGGGATATCGCCCTTATGCCCAACCGGAAAGGCGTGCTGGAATGCCGGTTCGTGACTCTGAAACCCGCAGCGGACAATCTCTGGACCCGGGGAATCGATCGGATCTACTGCCCGGTGGCTCACGGCGAAGGCAATTTCTCCTGTTCGAAAGAGACGCTCCAGCAATTGAAACGCCGGGGGATGATCGCGTTCACCTACGCAAGAGAAGACCTGAGTCCGGCTGATGGCGAATACCCCTATAATCCCAACGGGTCGGTCGGCGATATTGCCGGCATTACATCGGCCAATGGCAAAGTGCTCGGCCTTATGCCGCATCCCGAACGGGCCATGGAATTTGCCAATCTCTATGACTGGCCCCTGCAAAAAGAGCAGATGAAGAGAAAAGGCATACCGGTTCCATCTGAATCGCTCAATATGCGGTTGTTCCGGAATATCGTGGATTATTTCCGGTAA
- a CDS encoding protease inhibitor I42 family protein — protein sequence MTSSSRSGRMGPAIAVIFVVLVSILLISGCTQTTQEKTVPPSEPTKSVENMPNPASAACAASGAAVEIKKSADGSEYGMCTFGNGTSCEEWALYRGEGCKTNITVAATTSVPAGKKMVTFTEADNGKSSDIAQGTRFAVQLAENPTTGFMWNATVSNGLVIQSSDYTQDAASKGMTGAGGIRTWVIVAKDLGSQKFAATYLRSWEPVTGNETAYSVNINVVKA from the coding sequence ATGACATCATCATCGCGTTCCGGGCGCATGGGTCCGGCAATTGCCGTCATTTTTGTTGTACTTGTATCCATCCTGCTCATCAGCGGATGTACCCAGACGACACAAGAGAAAACCGTACCGCCATCGGAACCAACCAAATCTGTTGAGAATATGCCCAACCCTGCATCGGCAGCCTGTGCCGCTTCCGGGGCAGCCGTTGAAATAAAAAAGAGTGCTGATGGCAGCGAATACGGTATGTGCACATTTGGCAATGGCACTTCCTGTGAAGAGTGGGCGCTCTATCGCGGTGAGGGATGTAAAACCAATATAACAGTAGCGGCAACAACTTCTGTTCCCGCAGGCAAGAAAATGGTGACATTTACTGAAGCCGATAATGGCAAGAGTTCTGATATCGCACAGGGCACCCGTTTTGCGGTGCAGCTTGCTGAAAACCCGACAACCGGTTTTATGTGGAACGCCACGGTCTCAAATGGCCTGGTTATCCAGTCTTCGGACTACACCCAGGATGCAGCATCCAAGGGTATGACCGGAGCCGGTGGTATCCGGACATGGGTCATTGTTGCAAAGGACCTGGGCAGCCAGAAGTTCGCGGCAACGTACCTGCGCTCCTGGGAACCGGTGACGGGCAACGAGACGGCATATTCTGTCAACATCAATGTTGTCAAAGCCTGA
- a CDS encoding NAD(P)H-dependent oxidoreductase, which translates to MKICVLNGSPKGQESITIQYVRFLEQAFPAHTFVIEDVGQKISAIENRKEEFKKVIQSVSTAEIILFATPVYYMLVPAQLKRFIELVFSRNAAGDFDGKYAAVLTTSIHFFDHTAHAYLTGISEDLGMQVLGSFSAKMNDLLEVQKQEELFRFARTIFEAAEKHPAIQRRSVPVPVNDVIYRSGEIPLPFDTGGKSVLILTDAAPGSNLEKMVQRAAACCGRSASIVSLEESGMKGGCLGCCRCAFDNTCVYEDGYAKFMKRVVDPADIIVFAASVKDRYFSAQFKQFFDRSFFRGHVPVFTGKQLAVLAQGPYTHASPLPEIMISYADLQGAGFAGMVSDEIPEMVDERIDSLMETCINLANAGYVPPHQFPGIAGHKLLRDEIWGGMRAVFRADDRYFRAHGEYDFPQYRYAQRIRTTILSIAMSVPSIRKNAERTMKQHMIQPLTQALSTSPVLGQIKKKE; encoded by the coding sequence ATGAAGATCTGTGTTCTGAACGGGAGCCCCAAGGGCCAGGAGAGCATCACGATCCAGTATGTACGGTTCCTGGAACAGGCATTTCCCGCTCATACCTTTGTGATTGAAGATGTAGGACAGAAAATATCCGCAATAGAAAACCGCAAAGAAGAATTCAAAAAAGTTATTCAATCGGTCTCCACTGCCGAGATCATCCTGTTTGCCACCCCGGTCTATTACATGCTCGTGCCTGCCCAGCTCAAGCGGTTCATCGAACTGGTCTTCTCCCGGAATGCTGCCGGGGATTTTGACGGGAAATATGCTGCAGTCCTCACAACATCCATCCATTTCTTCGATCATACGGCACATGCCTATCTCACGGGCATATCGGAGGATCTCGGCATGCAGGTCCTTGGATCGTTCTCAGCAAAAATGAATGACCTGCTCGAAGTTCAGAAGCAGGAAGAACTCTTCCGTTTTGCGAGGACAATCTTTGAAGCAGCGGAAAAACACCCGGCTATCCAGCGACGTTCTGTTCCTGTTCCGGTGAACGATGTCATTTACCGTTCCGGTGAAATTCCCCTGCCATTCGATACCGGGGGCAAATCGGTCCTGATCCTGACCGATGCTGCACCCGGCTCAAATCTTGAGAAGATGGTCCAGCGGGCTGCCGCCTGCTGCGGGCGTTCTGCCTCAATCGTATCCCTGGAAGAATCTGGAATGAAAGGCGGATGCCTGGGGTGCTGCCGCTGTGCTTTCGATAATACTTGCGTTTACGAGGACGGGTATGCAAAGTTCATGAAACGGGTGGTGGATCCGGCCGATATCATCGTTTTTGCAGCGTCCGTGAAAGACCGGTATTTCTCGGCACAGTTCAAACAGTTCTTTGACCGGAGTTTCTTCCGGGGACATGTTCCGGTTTTTACCGGAAAACAGCTTGCGGTCCTGGCCCAGGGCCCCTACACGCACGCATCACCCCTGCCTGAAATCATGATCTCGTATGCGGATTTGCAGGGTGCCGGCTTTGCCGGTATGGTCTCGGATGAAATTCCGGAGATGGTTGATGAACGGATTGATTCCCTTATGGAAACCTGTATAAATCTTGCCAATGCAGGGTACGTTCCTCCTCATCAGTTCCCCGGTATTGCCGGCCATAAACTGTTGCGGGACGAGATCTGGGGTGGAATGCGGGCGGTCTTCCGGGCGGATGACCGGTATTTCCGGGCACACGGGGAATACGATTTCCCGCAGTACCGGTATGCCCAAAGGATACGCACAACCATTCTATCCATCGCCATGTCGGTTCCTTCGATCCGGAAGAATGCAGAACGAACCATGAAACAGCACATGATCCAGCCACTCACTCAGGCATTATCCACAAGCCCGGTGCTTGGACAGATAAAGAAAAAGGAGTGA
- the recQ gene encoding DNA helicase RecQ, protein MDTALQNLKKYWGYTSFLPHQEAIIRSVLAGNDTLAIMATGGGKSLCYQLPALSHDGLTLVISPLISLMKDQVDDLNERGIPAAAYTGSLDSKQKNQLLQGIQKRTLRLLFISPERCMQPQFLESLRNTNVKLVAIDEAHCISEWGPNFRPEYRQLSQVKKTFPGVTVIALTASAIPEVRKDICLQLGLLDVKEFIGSFNRPNLEYRVIPKKNPLVFLAHYIGQHRQDAGIIYCLSKKETEEVATELRRRGFSANAYHAGLSPQVRSRVQDAFLGGKIKIICATVAFGMGIDMPDVRYVIHYVLPKTIESYYQETGRAGRDGKYSECILLYSKSDGARVRSMLEHDNMSGQSLRVSLKKLQEMITYCEHTSCRRRFLLEYFGETYDPENCGSCDNCDHPPDMSDATDMARLIVSSIQQMPGSFGTELNIDVLRGSKNAKIQDYRLFTLPSYGAGKKYGRDDYRIWINELIRQGFLVRTGDKYPVISITGKGSELVKGRLRVMLPVSTPALSKSSGPVTVNDLNADDGILFKKLKTLRKSLADANGYPPFMIFPDKTLLEMVRLKPDDQESLSAISGIGPVKRDRYGEIFLKEINTPREPEA, encoded by the coding sequence ATGGACACCGCTTTGCAGAACCTGAAAAAATACTGGGGTTATACCTCGTTCCTGCCTCACCAGGAGGCGATTATCCGTTCGGTTCTGGCAGGAAACGATACCCTTGCCATCATGGCAACCGGCGGGGGCAAATCGCTCTGTTACCAGCTCCCGGCACTCAGCCATGATGGCCTGACCCTGGTCATCTCTCCCCTGATATCCTTAATGAAAGACCAGGTAGATGATCTCAATGAGCGGGGTATTCCTGCAGCTGCATATACCGGTTCCCTGGATTCAAAACAGAAGAACCAGCTCCTCCAGGGAATCCAGAAAAGAACTCTTCGCCTGCTTTTCATATCGCCCGAACGATGCATGCAGCCCCAGTTCCTGGAGTCCCTCCGGAATACCAATGTAAAACTGGTGGCAATCGATGAAGCCCACTGCATATCCGAATGGGGGCCGAATTTCCGGCCTGAATACCGGCAGCTTTCGCAGGTGAAAAAAACCTTTCCCGGGGTAACTGTCATTGCACTGACCGCGTCGGCAATACCCGAAGTCAGGAAAGACATCTGCCTCCAGCTGGGCCTTCTGGATGTCAAGGAATTTATCGGCAGCTTCAACCGCCCGAATCTTGAGTATCGTGTGATTCCGAAGAAGAATCCTCTGGTCTTCCTGGCTCATTACATCGGCCAACACCGGCAGGATGCCGGGATAATTTACTGCCTGAGCAAGAAAGAGACGGAGGAGGTTGCAACCGAACTTCGCAGGAGGGGATTTTCTGCCAATGCCTATCATGCAGGACTCTCTCCCCAGGTACGGTCCCGGGTACAGGATGCATTTCTTGGCGGAAAGATAAAAATCATCTGCGCCACCGTTGCGTTTGGCATGGGGATCGATATGCCCGATGTCCGGTATGTCATTCACTATGTTCTGCCAAAAACCATTGAATCCTATTACCAGGAGACCGGAAGGGCCGGACGGGATGGAAAATACAGCGAATGCATCCTTTTATACAGCAAGAGTGATGGCGCCCGGGTCCGATCCATGCTCGAACATGACAACATGTCCGGGCAGAGCCTCCGGGTTTCATTAAAAAAACTGCAGGAGATGATTACATACTGCGAACATACCAGCTGCAGGCGCCGGTTTCTGCTTGAATATTTTGGTGAGACCTATGATCCGGAGAACTGTGGATCATGCGATAACTGCGATCATCCCCCGGATATGTCCGATGCAACGGATATGGCCCGATTGATTGTTTCCTCCATACAACAAATGCCGGGGTCTTTTGGAACTGAACTCAATATCGATGTCCTCCGGGGATCGAAAAATGCAAAGATCCAGGATTACCGCCTTTTTACCCTGCCATCTTACGGCGCCGGGAAAAAGTATGGACGGGATGATTACCGCATCTGGATCAATGAGCTCATACGGCAGGGATTTCTTGTCAGGACCGGGGACAAATACCCGGTCATCTCCATTACCGGTAAAGGATCTGAGCTGGTCAAGGGAAGATTGCGCGTAATGCTGCCGGTAAGCACGCCGGCCCTATCGAAATCATCCGGGCCAGTTACCGTAAATGACCTGAATGCTGATGACGGGATTTTATTCAAAAAACTCAAAACCCTCCGTAAATCCCTTGCAGATGCAAACGGATATCCCCCGTTCATGATATTTCCCGATAAAACACTTCTTGAGATGGTCCGGCTGAAGCCCGATGACCAGGAGAGTCTCTCGGCCATTTCCGGTATCGGCCCGGTCAAACGGGACCGGTATGGTGAGATCTTCTTAAAAGAGATAAACACGCCCCGTGAACCTGAAGCCTGA